TGGTGGTAGAGTTCTTTCTGTGACCTCCACTGCTCAGGACTTGAGAACAGCAGTAGATACAGTATATGAAGCCGTCAAATGCGTccatttccaaaattcTTACTACAGAAAGGACATCGCATACCGTGCGTTCCAAAACTCAGAATCATCAAAAGTTGCCATCACATACGCAGACTCAGGTGTCTCTGTTGATAATGGTAACAATCTCGTACAAACTATCAAAGAAATGGTCAGATCCACAAGAAGGCCAGGTGCAGACTCTGATATTGGTGGTTTTGGTGGTTTATTCGATTTGGCTCAAGCAGGTTTCCGTCAAAACGAAGATACCTTACTAGTAGGTGCTACAGATGGTGTCGGTACTAAATTAATCATTGCCCAAGAGACCGGGATTCATAATACTGTCGGTATTGACCTGGTGGCCATGAATGTTAACGATTTGGTGGTACAAGGTGCTGAGCCtctattctttttggaCTACTTTGCCACTGGTGCTCTTGACATTCAAGTTGCCTCTGATTTTGTGTCCGGTGTTGCTAATGGTTGTATTCAAAGTGGTTGTGCTCTTGTGGGTGGTGAAACTTCGGAAATGCCCGGTATGTATCCACCCGGCCACTACGATACTAATGGTACCGCTGTTGGTGCTGTATTAAGACAAGATATCTTGCCCAAGATAAATGAAATGGCCGCAGGAGATGTTCTTCTGGGTCTCGCCTCTAGCGGTGTTCATTCTAATGGTTTCTCTTTGgttagaaaaattattcaacaTGTAGCATTACCATGGGACGCTCCATGTCCATGGGATGAATCTAAGACGTTAGGTGAAGGTATTCTTGAACCAACAAAAATTTACGTCAAGCAATTATTGCCATCAATTAGACAAAGACTACTACTAGGTTTAGCTCATATAACAGGTGGTGGTTTAGTAGAGAATATCCCAAGAGCTATTCCAGACCACCTACAGGCCCGCGTTGATATGTCAACCTGGGAAGTACCCCGTGTCTTCAAATGGTTTGGTCAAGCAGGTAATGTTCCACACGATGACATTTTAAGAACCTTCAACATGGGTGTTGGTATGGTTTTGATTGTCAAGAGAGAAAACGTCAAGGCTGTTTGTGATTCATTGACTGAAGAAGGTGAAATTATTTGGGAGCTTGGTTCTTTGCAAGAAAGACCAAAGGATGCTCCCGGTTGTGTGATTGAAAACGGAACTAAGCTTTACTAATCAACAATATTAACTTTATAATAGATTCATATATGCGCGTACATATATTATATACAATTTTTCTACACAAGAATGCTTAATAAAGATAcgataattttttgttcgCTTTTACTTTTCCGCATAATTCTTCcagaaaaatacaataataaaaggaCAATTAATACCTTTAACGAGCGTAAAATAGTAGCAAGAGAATACTGTTGAGGAGTTGTAGCGAATTAGCTGTCAATAATGGACCAAGAAGGCCAGCCATTgctttcaaaagattttcaGCAGGTTTTACTGGCTACTGCATCCGGAAACAATTCATCGTGGACAGAAAGGGCTGTTCTCAACAATGAAAGTACAGATGCAGTGAAACACGAACCTGCGCTGGGCCAAAATGATGTGTTTGATTTAGATCCTTTATCCTTTGATAAGTGGGTACCTTTTTTAAGAAGGGCTCTTGATAAAAATCAATTGGACCCCGTAATTgatgaattggaaaattcaATTGAGGATAACTTTCAAGGTCTGGAATTGCAATTATTACAAGATTCCCAAATGAATGATAAGCTGGAAACATCTATAGACGAAATTGCAAACATCCAAGGTATGGTGCAAGACACTTTATCCAGtgaaatttccaaatttcaaataagaTTGAGTGAATCAGCTAATGAACTAATTGTCAAGAAACAAATGTATGttaataacaaaaaaatttcactaaaaatttcagaagCAACAATTTTAATCACTAAGGTTGTTAGAATCTTGGAATTATCCAGCAAATGTCAAGAATTGATCACCGaaagaaagtttttcaaagttttacAAAACTTGGATAGTCTGGAGAAATTGTATCTACAAGAATTTAAGAATTATAATTTCCAATTTTTAATTGAAATTTACAATTCTATACCATTTTTACAGAAAGTCACCAAGGATGAGTGTATAAATTTGATAAGGAATTCTCTAAATTTAAATTTAGGGAAGAACTTGATAAAAGTGGGGCAAGAATTCGTGGCAATTTATGAGAATGAATTACTTCCGCAATGGCTCGAAACGAGATCTAAAATGAAGTTgacaaatttcaaatttaattCGCCTATAGAGATCTCCATGAGAGATGAATCCTTTCTAGCAAAGCTAAACTTGGGTGAATTTTTCCAGTTAGATGACTTTCACGATTCTAtaatgatttttcaaaacttaAATGAGTTGAGCGTCCTCTCTGGAGAGTTTAACAAAGAATATGAACTGAGAAAGACAAAACTAATGTATCCATTgatatggaagaagaataaaacAGCTGCATATCAAATGGATTCGTTATTACGGGGTACAGGTACTACTCCTGGATCAACCGCGCATGACGTTTCCACAGATGATCCTTTCACACAAAGTCTAAGTTTACACTTTTTGCAGGAttactttttgaaaattctcGGCTTCTTATTATATGATATTAATTTGAATAAAGCTACAGAATTTATCCTCGTTGATAATAACTATAATTCTacaaatgaattttggGATGGACTCATGGACAGGTTGTCACCATATTTGAGTTATTTCATAGATGAGAAGCtgaaaacagaagaagacaTGATtaaattgaaagattttctttgtatttATGTTGCCATtttagaaaatttcaaactGAACATCGAACctttatataaaattttggtTTCAATTTTCGAGAAATTCTGCTCTGTTTCCTTGAGAGCTTTTGACGatgaatttcaaatcttgttaaacgatgatgattttaTGCCTTTATCCATTAATGACAAGACATTATATGAGAAAGTTTTGAAGATTTGCTGGATGAAGGAGGGCGAACACCTTTCCCTGCCAGATCCAACCAACGGAGAGCCATTTGCTGTGACTTTGCCTTTTTCTCCATTATACCCAATGACGTGTACACTTGCTAAGAAAACATATTCTAAAATAACCGCATTTCTTTCCATATTTTATCGTCATGAGCTACACactttgaataatattttgGTCAAAACAATGGACGATATATTTAATGATATcgtcaataaaaaaattcgtTCTAAACTTGAAAGTACGTCgagagaagaaattgcaCAAATCTTAGTCAATTTAGATTATTTTATCATAGCAGCAAAAGAATTTAGTAACTTCATGACAAGAGAgaatattttacaaaaccCGGATATGGAAATACGGTTATCCTCGATAAAATATCTTGCGGAAAGCAGAAAATTGGCAGAAACAAAGTTAATTGAATTAATCGATTCTAAGATATCAGATATTCTTGAAACTATTGAAATTGACTGGCAAATAACGGAGGTAAGGCAAGACCCGGATATCTCCATCATTGATCTGGCACAATTTTTAGAAATGATGTTTGCCAGCACGCTACAAAATTTACCATACAGCGTCCAAACATTATTGATTTTCCGTGAATTTGACTCCTTGACGAGACAATTCATGGGTCTATTATTGCATGACACACCAAGTACAATTACACATGAAAGCATAATGAATTTTGAAGTTGATGTCAATTATTTAGAGAGCATTATTCCCAGAATTTTCCCCTCTACACCAGGTACTATAGATAGTAATGGATACCAGTCGCCAATGACCCCTTCGACGCCTACATTTCCAAATGCCAACGGTGTTGACGCACCAacattatttgaaaataatatcaaaTCGCTAGAAGCTACATTTATGGAGTTGAAGCAGTGTATAGAGTTATTAAAGACTCAGGGAAAAGATTATAATGAACCAGAAATAAGATtaagaaaatattcaagAATTAGACAGGAAGATGCGGCTCTTTTGTTGAGCAAGATTCAGCACTTCGTCTCATCTGTAGAAGGAGCTAACGGCGATGACACTAGCGTAATGGATAGTAGCAGCATATTCAACTCTGAATCAGCGAGTGTCATTGACTCTAATACGAGTAGGATagccaaattttttaatagacgttaaaaaattagataTTATCTCAGTATAATCATTTGTACGTTCATAAGAAAGAATTTCGGACAGTCTTGAGTTTTTTGGTTTTAGCATCGAAAAAGTTCActtcaaataaattttttttttatcattgaataactctttatttttcacGTCAACCAAATACATCTCAAAAGTCTACTATATATTGAAAAGTATCATACAATTAGTGTAAATAAGTATCTTAATTATGGGTGAAAAACGTAACCGTAATGGTAAGGATGCAAATTCCCAAAACAGGAAGAAAGTATGTCTGTCTGCACACGAATTAGAGTTCTTTAAGTACTAACGATCAAAAGTAATAGTTTAAAGTATCTTCCGGATTCTTAGACCCTGGTACGTCTGGAATATATGCCACATGTTCTAGAAGACATGAACGTCAAGCAGCCCAAGAGTTGCAGCTTTTattcgaagaaaaatttcaagaactCTATGGGgatatcaaagaaggagaagatgaaagtgaaaatgacgaaaagaaagatcTATCAATTGAAGACCAgataaaaaaggaattacAAGAATTGAAAGGTGAAGAAACAGGCAAAGATTTATCTTCAGGGGagacaaagaagaaagaccCCTTAGCCTTCATCGACTTGAACTGTGAGTGCGTGACATTTTGTAAAACAAGAAAGCCAATTGTTCCCGAAGAATTTGTGCTAAGTATCATGAAAGACTTAGCGGATCCCAAAAATATGGTTAAACGTACTAGATATGTTCAGAAATTAACACCTATTACGTACTCTTGTAATGCAAAAATGGAGCAATTAATCAAGTTGGCCAATTTGGTTATTGGGCCACACTTTCATGACCCTTCGaatgttaaaaaaaattataaattTGCTGTAGAAGtgacaagaagaaatttcaatACGATTGAAAGAATGGACATCATTAATCAAGTTGTGAAGCTGGTCAATAAAGAGGGTTCTGAGTTTAATCATACTGTGGACTTGAAGAACTATGATAAATTGATTCTAGTGGAATGTTTTAAGAGCAATATCGGAATGTGTGTAGTCGATGGGGATTATAAAACCAAATATCGTAAATACAACGTTCAACAGCTTTATGAATCGAAATTCCGAAAGGATGAAGATAAGAGTGTAAAACAATAATCATATATGAAACAGAATagatattttatataagtATATACGCTCTCAATCGGAAAACCATTGTAATCCATTATTATAATGAGCAATTCGTTCCCAGGGTAGCCAATCACCCTTAGCGTTAGGAATGAGACCCATTGAATTTAGTTTCCTGTATCCAATGTACATTAAGACGCCTTGGAATACGATATACATGAACATAGCAGTTTGCACTTGACTTTGTGTTGCTTTATTACCCAACACTGGTTTGAATGCACTCcttgttgaaaatattgctTTAATGGGTCCAGAGAGTAGCATGAGGGCAGTCATTATAGGAATGATTTGTAAGGATGTACCGGACATATACgacataaaaatattcatcGGAATAGATTTGGCTGGTTGTAACGCAATTTGCCATGCCTTCTGTACTTGTAATACTGttatttggtttttttgTGCCAAAGAAGTAGTTTGAGATGTAGCAtcttgttgttttcttgtaaCATTTCCTTTAGAGGAATTACCTTCAAATCCTGGTGGTGAAGGTAATGTGTTTGAGTTCTGAATGTTGTATTTTTCGATATACTTGGTGTCCAATAGGTGTTTAGCCCATTCGTAAGGCTCCTGTTCACTCATTTCTGTTGCTTATATCGTTTGGCTTTATTTTAACCTTAACTGATATTATgttcaactttttttcattctatttatatagaaaagaatacgctttttttattatttatgaaAGGAACATGAAAAAACTACGAATGTACAAAAGCAGAGATTGCTAGAGAATACATTGGTCAAGAATTTTCGCATATGGAACGCATTGCTCTTTTAGATGGGCTGTTAAATAATCGTAATTTAGGTTAGTTATTGCCCTTTGCGTCTTCCGTGGAACAATGTTGGTCCAATAAattataaagaaaagaaattggatAGCACAAATAAAAGAGCAAGCGATAATGCAAAACATTAAAAGTCTGTTTTCCATTAGTTTGTAATATTCTGAGGTCATCAATAAAAACCATTTTTTCGTTCTTGTAAAATTGTATCTCTCATCTGTATTGGATTTTTCGACCATTTGAAAATCATCCTtgctttttcctttatatTCAGTCGAGGAATCATTTGCTGTATTAGGCTCTGGTTGAGAAACCTCTTCAAGGCCCTTTTTTGGGTAGGCTTTCAATAAATGTAGAACATTGCCGGATAGTGTAATAATTCCCATTATTATGGTTTTGTTTTGCCTGGTTTGGGCCTGACTTTAGTTATATGATTATTTTTGTATAGATAGCTATAAGTTATTGAAAGTAAGCTAGACAATAATTTTTGGTGAATAGTTGGTGAACATTCCTGAACTACAAAGGACTATTGTTATATTTAGTTTACTTCAATTGGCCCCCAATAGGCTTCGTAATTTTTACATGTCacaaaattaaataagGCAAAACgagaaacaaaatattaaaaatgtaggaaaaaaaaagtcaaaatTGGTTTGACGACTTAACCTAATCAATTTAAGTCGGAATGATGATCAACAATAACATCTTTAATTTTATCATGAATATCTAATTCGGTTAATTGACCCAATTCATCTATGAGCTCGGCAACTTTATCATGCAACTTAACATCCTCCTCGTGAACAATTTCATTCTCATCCATTGTGGATGGATGAGCTGGTTTACTCATATCAgctttttccaaaaagtcCTGGTTAGTATTTTCATCGCTTTCGGCACAGAACTGGCCTCCACCAAGAATTATTGAACACATTGTCCTTGTTTCGTTCAAGATGTCACTAGAATATGACATCCAAACTTCATCTTGTAAGAAGGCATATATATCTGGAGCAATTAGATCGGTCTTATAAATTTTGGAATACTTCGCAATTTCTTCGGCAATTAATACTAATTGACCCATATAACCtaaatttgttttctctttttcgTAAAATTCAAACGAATCCTTGTGGCCTTGTAAAATGAAATCAGAGATAATATGGAAGTCTTTAACAGGTAACTTTTGGTTGCTGCCGTACAAAGGTTTTGGGATAAATCTTGTAGactttttgaaatcaaaCAAAGAATAGACCAAAAATGAGTTATAAGAAAAATCCATTCGACCATTGAATATCTGCTgaataatatcaaataCAATGTTGTGCCAAAAGTTATTCCAAGGATATCTTAAGAATAATTGTAGaaactttggaaaaaacCCAAGGTCATGaagtttaattttgaataaatcTCCAATGGTAGGGTTTTTACgtattttcaaattttgcGTTTCACTGACGTAAGGAATTTCAAAACtcatatcatcatcatcatcaatattgTCATCAGATGTATCAAAAGTAGAATACAATTCATTATcatgaaacttttttttaatattttttttttgtttttggtTGTCATTACTGTCATTactatcattattattacatttatcttctaatgtATTGGAAGTAATAGTATTATCATTtatatttaaatttttcatggCTTTCTCTAGTGAGTTTTGATCAAGAGTGTCCCTGCATTTATCTCTGGTACGTGCTATTTTTTCGCctctttttgaattcatCAATCCCATATTTGAACAGTGTAACATTTCCGATATCAATTCTGTAATCTTGACTCTTTCAAAGCCCAAAGGCCTGAATGATTCATGCAATTGGTTTTCTAGTAGGTGATGCTTAACAGATGGAAGAGCTTTTGAAGCAGTGTCATgatcatcgtcatcatcattttcaagtttAATTAGTAATGCATAAAAATCTTCCATATGCATAGTGAGCTCATATAACAAATGGCCCAAATAGACTGGATCTCTTTGAGAAGGCGGATTGTCTACTATGGTGGTACTTAACAAATCTACTTCGTCATAGTCGGAATTATTCTTCCTGATCAACTCAATTATAATAGATACGGCAACTCCCATTGCATGGCCTCTTTGAAATAAGATTATATTAATAAGTTGGTCGACATATTGCGGAGAGGCAAGCTGTCTTGTCAATCGGTTAGGTCCGATCCACAAAGTATCCAGTTTAAAATTGGTGGAAATGCTGATCAGTGCTTTTAGAAGCTCTCCGCTACTGTTTTGAATACCAGGTGAGTATTTGCTATTTTCCAAGAGATTCAAACACTTAGGTATCAGATCCTGGTGATACAAGAAGTCAATAATGTTCGTAGGTGATTCAACTTGATCAGTCAGCATGATTTTAATGAGAAATTCAACCAAGGGTGAGACTTCAATATGATATAAGAACTTGTCCACAATGTTCGGTTGcgatttgaaaaattccaaaTAGCTAGATGTCTGTTCAAACAGAAGAGTTTCGTTAATCTTAAGGAAAACAGCCAAGATAGGACAATTTTCTGCctcaatattttcaaactgGAAAACCTCGAACAGAGAGGACAAAAATGGGGTATTTTGCACGAGTGCCTCCACTATGGGCGCACTTTTCGAACAAAAAATACTGGAAATAATGTTGACATACAGCATTGGGTCTTCATCGTCCTGATCTTCATATTCACCTGTTTGATGGAATGAATTCTCTAAAAGAAATGGGGTTCTATAACCAGTGCGGTCTATGTCCTTCAGGTAAGCCATCAACATGTCCACTAGGTAGTCCATGTGGCGGACCTGCTGGGAACGGTCGTCATAGAAATATCCCAAGCAAATGAAGTCGACGAGTCTGTCGTTGGCTGCTCCATTCAGTTCATCCAGCAAAGCTGTTTCCAACAAGATCCTATCAATAAATGACTGGTTAAGGTCACTCCTATCCCGAGACTCGGTACCAAATTCGGACTCTGACTCCATAGAAGGCTCATTCTTCTTGTCGTCAGTTGAAGAGGTCTCATTTCCCTCCAAACTACGAAAAATTAGATAGTACTCTTCAAGTATCGAATCAATTCCGGAATGACTCAGCGTCTCTCCAAAGGGCCATAGtgacatatttttattttattttagcTTTATCGAAAAGCAAGAGAGCAGTAAACTGGACGGtatagaagaaaagagaactTAATAACAAAAGACCAGATTGTCTATAACTTTATCTCACACCAAATACCAGGTTGTCCTTTTCCCGCTGGGTGAAGCAACCGTTTCACTTATTCGCACAATCCAATTAGTAGAACACAACACAACACAACACAACACAACACAGCACAACACGCTTACCAAATTATATTTACTACGGCAACCAAAAACCGACAGAATAAAAAACAGCCATCATACGTGGATGAACTCTTGGTTTATTGTCTGTTATTATCCTCGAGAGTTCTTATTTAGGGGATTTAGGGCTGGCATCAATACCCTAACTAAACCCTGAACTGCCCAAGGaacaattttcaaaagtaaGAAATGTCCTATACGTTTCTATGTATAACCCTAAGATAGTCAGGTTTCGGAAATAAGGCGGATTTCTACGTACATGATGATAATCATGTATCAAAGAAAGGATCAACTTGAAGAACAGCCTTAAAGTAAGCGTAATGGGCATTCTGTTTCAACCACCATTTCTGAAGTACTTTATATCTTGGATGCACAAAAGCTGTTACATCTAAACAAGAACGCAGCGTAACGAAATGGGAAAGCTGATAAAGTTAATCACAACTCTGACGGTGTTGGTATCGTTGCTTCAGTACTGTTGCGAATTCAATAGTGGGAGCATATCGTGTGAACGCACGCAAACGCTTTGCCATTATACCAATCCAAGAGTCTGGAACACCTacttttcaagaaattgtgaattatacaaaaataaagttagTCCCGGTTTCGATATAGTGGCGCGTAAATATGACACGGCTGTCAAACCTGTCATCGATGACGCTACAGTAAAAGTGAACAAGGTCGCTATACAGCCTGCATTCAAGGTCATCCATTCACAATGTAAGAAATGGAACTGTGGAAAGTATTACCAATTGGTCCGCTCCCCAATGGTCAAGACTAGACGATTTTTCTTCGCAAAATACAATGCTTTTGTGAAACCTAACTTAGACAAATTCTTTACTGCGGAGTTTCGCTCTCatttgaaggaaagaattttaAAGTATAAAAATATAGGCCATTATTACTTTACTATCACTTCAAGATGCATCAAATCCAAATACGACTTTATTGTTGGTAATACAGAGGAAAAATTAATGGGAAAGTTCAAGAATAAGGACACGCATGGCATTCATGGTTCTGTCACACGTGAGCCTTCCTCGGAGGACATGGTTTTAACCGTAAGTACTATGGAGTCTGACGAAGAGGAGCTAACTACAACAAGTACTCAAACAGTGGTTGAAACAATTACTTTGGACCAGGAAGAGGCTAGCGCTGTTGCTAATCATGCGCACGACGATGAGGCTTCCACAGACGTTGAAGGCTCCACAGACGTCAATGTCAATGAACAGGCTCTGTTGCAAGAGGATTTTGACATGTGGAGTGAGACTATATTGCAGAAAACACAAGACGTCATACAGCtatttgaaaaggatgTTTCCAAATACATCAATGGTAAATTGGTTGAGGAGGCCAACCATTTTAAAGCCAAGTTTCAATCTTTAGATGATAAATCTAAGAAGTTCTTCTCCAAGATTTCGCTAGCCATTAACGATATTGAATGTGTGGAAGGCATTGATAGTGAAACTggcaagaaaattttcttcgaTAAATCTGGAAGTACTGAGATTTCTCAGTACATAACGAGAGAGTTAGTTCGTGAGTACTTCAACGAGACGCGCTCGACGTTAGACGAACTGACAAATGCTATGGAGAAAGATTTGAGCGAAATCActgatgaaattgaaaaaaaagttaatgCAATTAGAGAGGAAAACGTCGAGGTATTTGAAGAATGGGGTGATATCATTGTAAATGAATGGTCCAAAAGAATGGCTTATGTGGATGTTATCAACGCTCACATGGGTGCAGATGATGACACTACGCTTGATGAAGAGAAAGCAAAGTCTTCTGTTAACTGGAAGAAGTTTTTGAAGGGCAAGAAACAGATCATAGAATCTAGAGACAAGCTGGCTCACCATTCCGCTGACTTATCCCGTGTTAACGCGTTTAGGCAAAAAGtgcaaaagaagatattatCGTTCACTCAAGAGAGTGGTGAGTTTTTGTATATTCTAAGATCGAAAGCCAACCTGCAATTTCAGGAACGTGAAAGAAAGGAAcgtgaaagaaaagagcGTGAAAAAGCTGCAGCAGAAGAGTTCCAAAGGCAGCAGGAGCTATTACGACAAcaggaagaagaagacgaagaagacGTATCCTACACCTCTACTTCGACCATCACCACAACCATTACCATGACATTGTGATGAAATTCATGCGCTTGCTatacacacacacacacacacacacacacacacacacaatatctatctatatatatatgtatgttCTTTATTGTTTGTCTTTACctttatatataaacatatataGCCATATAAGAATATAATATTACCACTCCACTGTATTTTGTATCCTGCCTATTTTTGCTAGATTACAGGACGCGCGAGCCTTTCAGGGGAGGGAACTGATGAATCGATCaaccaaaagaaagagcCAAAGGATTGGACCAGAACTGTTACTGTTATAGCAGAAATATTAGTAGTACGTTAAAGCCAAGCGTCGAATTTCAGCATAATTAAGAGGAAATGTCTGAATATATGGATGACGTAGACCGCGAATTCATTAACTGTTTGTTCCCGAGCTACTTGCTGCAACAGCCTGTGGCTTATGATTTATGGATTTTATATTTGCAACATAGAAAACTCTTTCACAAACTGAAGAACACTAACTTAATCAACGCTGATGAAAATCCCACTGGCGTTGGAATGGGCAGGACAAAGTTAACTGCTTTAACAAGGAAAGAAATCTGGTCtaaattgatgaatttggGTGTTCTAGGCACAATTTCGTTTGAAGCTGTCAACGACGATTACCTGATTCAAGtctataaatatttctatCCAGACGTTAATGA
This sequence is a window from Saccharomyces cerevisiae S288C chromosome VII, complete sequence. Protein-coding genes within it:
- the ADE57 gene encoding bifunctional aminoimidazole ribotide synthase/glycinamide ribotide synthase (Bifunctional enzyme of 'de novo' purine nucleotide pathway; contains both phosphoribosylglycinamidine synthetase/glycinamide ribotide synthetase (EC 6.3.4.13) ['Ade5'] and phosphoribosylaminoimidazole synthetase/aminoimidazole ribotide synthetase (EC 6.3.3.1) ['Ade7'] activities); the encoded protein is MLNILVLGNGAREHVLVTKLAQSPTVGKIYVAPGNGGTATMDPSRVINWDITPDVANFARLQSMAVEHKINLVVPGPELPLVNGITSVFHSVGIPVFGPSVKAAQLEASKAFSKRFMSKHNIPTASYDVFTNPEEAISFLQAHTDKAFVIKADGIAAGKGVIIPSSIDESVQAIKDIMVTKQFGEEAGKQVVIEQFLEGDEISLLTIVDGYSHFNLPVAQDHKRIFDGDKGLNTGGMGAYAPAPVATPSLLKTIDSQIVKPTIDGMRRDGMPFVGVLFTGMILVKDSKTNQLVPEVLEYNVRFGDPETQAVLSLLDDQTDLAQVFLAAAEHRLDSVNIGIDDTRSAVTVVVAAGGYPESYAKGDKITLDTDKLPPHTQIFQAGTKYDSATDSLLTNGGRVLSVTSTAQDLRTAVDTVYEAVKCVHFQNSYYRKDIAYRAFQNSESSKVAITYADSGVSVDNGNNLVQTIKEMVRSTRRPGADSDIGGFGGLFDLAQAGFRQNEDTLLVGATDGVGTKLIIAQETGIHNTVGIDLVAMNVNDLVVQGAEPLFFLDYFATGALDIQVASDFVSGVANGCIQSGCALVGGETSEMPGMYPPGHYDTNGTAVGAVLRQDILPKINEMAAGDVLLGLASSGVHSNGFSLVRKIIQHVALPWDAPCPWDESKTLGEGILEPTKIYVKQLLPSIRQRLLLGLAHITGGGLVENIPRAIPDHLQARVDMSTWEVPRVFKWFGQAGNVPHDDILRTFNMGVGMVLIVKRENVKAVCDSLTEEGEIIWELGSLQERPKDAPGCVIENGTKLY
- the SEC15 gene encoding Rab GTPase-binding exocyst subunit SEC15 (Essential 113 kDa subunit of the exocyst complex; the exocyst mediates polarized targeting and tethering of post-Golgi secretory vesicles to active sites of exocytosis prior to SNARE-mediated fusion; interacts with and functions as a downstream effector of active, GTP-bound Sec4p, a Rab family GTPase); translated protein: MDQEGQPLLSKDFQQVLLATASGNNSSWTERAVLNNESTDAVKHEPALGQNDVFDLDPLSFDKWVPFLRRALDKNQLDPVIDELENSIEDNFQGLELQLLQDSQMNDKLETSIDEIANIQGMVQDTLSSEISKFQIRLSESANELIVKKQMYVNNKKISLKISEATILITKVVRILELSSKCQELITERKFFKVLQNLDSLEKLYLQEFKNYNFQFLIEIYNSIPFLQKVTKDECINLIRNSLNLNLGKNLIKVGQEFVAIYENELLPQWLETRSKMKLTNFKFNSPIEISMRDESFLAKLNLGEFFQLDDFHDSIMIFQNLNELSVLSGEFNKEYELRKTKLMYPLIWKKNKTAAYQMDSLLRGTGTTPGSTAHDVSTDDPFTQSLSLHFLQDYFLKILGFLLYDINLNKATEFILVDNNYNSTNEFWDGLMDRLSPYLSYFIDEKLKTEEDMIKLKDFLCIYVAILENFKLNIEPLYKILVSIFEKFCSVSLRAFDDEFQILLNDDDFMPLSINDKTLYEKVLKICWMKEGEHLSLPDPTNGEPFAVTLPFSPLYPMTCTLAKKTYSKITAFLSIFYRHELHTLNNILVKTMDDIFNDIVNKKIRSKLESTSREEIAQILVNLDYFIIAAKEFSNFMTRENILQNPDMEIRLSSIKYLAESRKLAETKLIELIDSKISDILETIEIDWQITEVRQDPDISIIDLAQFLEMMFASTLQNLPYSVQTLLIFREFDSLTRQFMGLLLHDTPSTITHESIMNFEVDVNYLESIIPRIFPSTPGTIDSNGYQSPMTPSTPTFPNANGVDAPTLFENNIKSLEATFMELKQCIELLKTQGKDYNEPEIRLRKYSRIRQEDAALLLSKIQHFVSSVEGANGDDTSVMDSSSIFNSESASVIDSNTSRIAKFFNRR
- the TAN1 gene encoding putative tRNA acetyltransferase (Adaptor in Kre33p-mediated N4-acetylcytidine modification of tRNAs; tRNA-binding protein required for the formation of the modified nucleoside N(4)-acetylcytidine (ac4C) in serine and leucine tRNAs but not required for the same modification in 18S rRNA; protein abundance increases in response to DNA replication stress; contains a conserved THUMP domain, and is homologous to human THUMPD1) — translated: MGEKRNRNGKDANSQNRKKFKVSSGFLDPGTSGIYATCSRRHERQAAQELQLLFEEKFQELYGDIKEGEDESENDEKKDLSIEDQIKKELQELKGEETGKDLSSGETKKKDPLAFIDLNCECVTFCKTRKPIVPEEFVLSIMKDLADPKNMVKRTRYVQKLTPITYSCNAKMEQLIKLANLVIGPHFHDPSNVKKNYKFAVEVTRRNFNTIERMDIINQVVKLVNKEGSEFNHTVDLKNYDKLILVECFKSNIGMCVVDGDYKTKYRKYNVQQLYESKFRKDEDKSVKQ